A single genomic interval of Vulpes vulpes isolate BD-2025 chromosome 3, VulVul3, whole genome shotgun sequence harbors:
- the IRX1 gene encoding iroquois-class homeodomain protein IRX-1 — protein MSFPQLGYPQYLSAAGPGAYGGERPGVLAAAAAAAAASSGRPGAAELGAGAGAAAVTSVLGMYAAAGPYAGAPNYSAFLPYAADLSLFSQMGSQYELKDNPGVHPATFAAHTAPAYYPYGQFQYGDPGRPKNATRESTSTLKAWLNEHRKNPYPTKGEKIMLAIITKMTLTQVSTWFANARRRLKKENKVTWGARSKDQEDGALFGSDTEGDPEKAEDDEEIDLESIDIDKIDEHDGDQSNEDDEDKAEAPRGPPAPTALARDQGSPLAAADALKSQDSPLGLVKEGPEPGSTRLLSPGAAAGGLQGAPHSKPKIWSLAETATSPDGAPKASPPPPAGHPGAHGPPAGTPLQHPAFLPSHGLYTCHIGKFSNWTNGAFLAQGSLLNMRSFLGVGAPHAAPHGPHLPAPPPPPQPQPPVPVATGVLHGDKASARSSPALPERDLVPRPDSPAQQLKSPFQPVRDNSLAPQEGTPRILAALPSA, from the exons ATGTCCTTCCCGCAGCTGGGCTACCCGCAGTACCTGAgcgccgcggggccgggcgccTACGGCGGCGAGCGCCCGGGGGtgctggccgccgccgccgccgccgccgccgcctcgtcgggccggccgggggcggcggagctgggcgcgggcgcgggcgcggccgCCGTCACCTCGGTGCTGGGCATGTACGCGGCCGCCGGCCCCTACGCGGGCGCGCCCAACTACAGCGCCTTCCTGCCCTACGCCGCCGACCTCAGCCTCTTCTCGCAGATG GGCTCACAGTATGAACTCAAAGACAACCCGGGGGTACACCCTGCCACCTTCGCAGCGCACACGGCGCCGGCCTACTACCCCTACGGCCAGTTCCAGTACGGGGATCCCGGGCGGCCCAAGAACGCCACGCGCGAGAGCACCAGCACGCTCAAGGCCTGGCTCAACGAGCACCGCAAGAACCCCTACCCCACCAAGGGCGAGAAGATCATGCTGGCCATCATCACCAAGATGACCCTCACGCAGGTGTCCACCTGGTTCGCCAACGCCCGCCGGCGCCTCAAGAAGGAGAACAAAGTGACGTGGGGCGCGCGCAGCAAGGACCAGGAGGACGGAGCCCTCTTCGGAAGCGATACTGAGGGCGACCCGGAGAAGGCCGAGGACGATGAGGAGATCGACCTGGAGAGCATTGACATCGACAAGATCGACGAGCACGACGGCGACCAGAGCAACGAAGACGACGAGGACAAGGCGGAGGCGCCGCGCGGGCCCCCGGCACCCACGGCCCTTGCTCGGGACCAGGGCTCGCCGCTGGCAGCCGCCGACGCCCTCAAGTCCCAGGACTCGCCCCTGGGCCTGGTCAAGGAGGGCCCGGAGCCCGGCAGCACGCGCCTGCTGAGCCCGGGCGCCGCCGCGGGTGGCCTGCAGGGCGCGCCGCACAGCAAGCCCAAGATCTGGTCCTTGGCCGAGACGGCCACGAGCCCCGACGGCGCGCCCAAGGCctcgccgccgcctcccgccggccACCCGGGCGCGCACGGGCCCCCCGCGGGCACGCCGCTGCAACATCCCGCCTTCCTGCCCAGCCACGGACTGTACACCTGCCACATCGGCAAGTTCTCCAACTGGACCAACGGCGCGTTCCTCgcgcagggctccctgctcaacatgCGCTCTTTCCTGGGCGTGGGCGCGCCCCACGCCGCGCCCCACGGCCCGCACCTGCCtgcgccgccgccaccgccgcagccgcagccgcccGTCCCCGTGGCCACGGGGGTGCTCCACGGCGACAAGGCCTCTGCTCGCAGCAGCCCCGCGCTCCCAG AGAGAGACCTCGTCCCCAGGCCGGACTCGCCGGCACAGCAGTTAAAATCGCCCTTCCAGCCCGTGCGCGACAA CTCGCTGGCCCCGCAGGAGGGGACGCCGCGGATCCTAGCAGCCCTCCCGTCGGCCTGA